In Amphiura filiformis chromosome 1, Afil_fr2py, whole genome shotgun sequence, the following are encoded in one genomic region:
- the LOC140159636 gene encoding glucose-induced degradation protein 4 homolog, with protein MPATVETYPPPPKNCQQPGVARSLLYSGSKFQGYQKSKGNCYDVEVELQHVDLENSYVCGYLKIKGLTEEYPVLVTFFEGEIISERRPFLTRKWDADEEVDKKHWGQFLPFYQYAKTFNQDTFNYDALKNTDYVFMRWKEHFLVPDHKVKDIMGASFAGFYYICFQKSAATIEGYYYHRSSEMYQSLNLTHVPEHSVPIYVFR; from the exons ATGCCGGCTACTGTAGAGACCTATCCGCCACCTCCGAAGAATTGCCAGCAACCAGGAGTTGCTAGGTCACTCTTGTATTCGGGCTCAAAATTTCAAGGCTACCAAAAGAGTAAAGGCAATTGTTACGATGTTGAAGTTGAATTGCAG CATGTTGATTTAGAAAACAGTTATGTGTGTGGCTATTTGAAGATCAAAGGTTTGACAGAAGAATATCCTGTCTTGGTCACATTCTTTGAGGGAGAAATCATAAGTGAAAGACGTCCATTCTTGACCAGGAAGTGGGATGCCGATGAGGAGGTAGACAAAAAACATTGG GGCCAATTCTTGCCATTTTACCAGTATGCAAAGACATTTAACCAAGACACCTTCAACTATGATGCTTTGAAAAACACAGATTATGTCTTCATGAGGTGGAAG GAGCACTTCCTTGTCCCTGACCACAAAGTGAAAGACATCATGGGTGCATCGTTTGCAGGATTCTACTACATTTGCTTCCAGAAATCTGCTGCCACAATCGAGGGTTACTACTACCATCGTAGTTCTGAAAT GTACCAGTCACTGAACTTGACCCACGTTCCCGAGCACAGCGTACCAATCTATGTGTTCAGGTGA
- the LOC140159613 gene encoding ATP synthase mitochondrial F1 complex assembly factor 2-like, giving the protein MNTMLGTMLGAKCLRLQRGLPFFTQQRWHSFRERKRFYKNVSISQIGSNKFEVNLDKRKLRTPLGNIFTVPTEPLAIAVATEWDAQKEIIKQHTMHLTSLCNTAQDNPSMRAKDKVVRGILHFLDTDTICYRLNEPVELVQFQTAEWDPMLEWINKKYDTEITSSTSIVGPQIPDSTKEMITKHLSTRSDWALVGYENTVQCLKSVVLAFALIDREITVERAVDLSNLELNYQVQRWGNVEWSHDIEYADSKARVAAASLFVHLVTEQTKKISKSSLL; this is encoded by the exons ATGAATACGATGCTTGGAACAATGCTTGGAGCAAAGTGTTTACGACTGCAGAGAGGGTTGCCGTTCTTCACCCAACAAAGGTGGCACTCGTTtcgag AGAGGAAAAGATTCTACAAAAATGTGAGCATCAGCCAAATTGGTAGCAATAAATTTGAAGTCAACCTGGACAAAAGAAAGTTGAGGACACCATTGGGGAATATATTCACTGTACCAACAGAACCATTAGCCATTGCTGTAGCCACTGAGTGGGATGCCCAGAAAGAAATCATTAAACAACATACAATGCATCTG ACATCATTATGTAACACTGCACAAGATAATCCTTCCATGAGAGCAAAAGACAAAGTTGTGAGAGGCATTCTTCACTTTTTAGACACAGACACAATATG TTACAGGTTAAATGAACCAGTTGAACTAGTGCAATTCCAAACAGCTGAGTGGGATCCAATGTTAGAATGGATCAACAAGAAATATGACACAGAGataacatcatcaacatcaatagtTGGACCTCAGATACCGGATTCAACCAAGGAGATGATCACAAAGCATTTGAGCACAAGGAGTGATTGGGCACTAGTAG GTTATGAGAATACAGTGCAGTGTTTGAAATCTGTGGTGCTAGCATTTGCTTTGATAGATAGGGAAATTACCGTAGAGAGGGCAGTCGACTTGTCTAATTTGGAATTGAATTACCAG GTCCAGAGATGGGGCAATGTGGAATGGTCACATGATATTGAATATGCCGACTCAAAGGCAAGAGTTGCAGCAGCATCACTCTTTGTTCACCTGGTCACagaacaaacaaagaaaattagCAAATCATCATTATTATAG